A region of Lepeophtheirus salmonis chromosome 13, UVic_Lsal_1.4, whole genome shotgun sequence DNA encodes the following proteins:
- the LOC121128716 gene encoding uncharacterized protein isoform X2 → MSAQCSFCSPSSNFLFILYLKSSCANETLIKMMSYLRPINLQPSRLEILCQDSWLSLTIILIKRNFITESEDGDASKKYDIWNLRQKILTEYIDFHLPARIQEITFLRGIQVLRNELSCNGDLFPNFFRLFWRRGFINLHLPQLLCGEDRISALEFLVRYPTFSKKEDDAFLMVENAKFRLFDRSGLNIEESYLMKRVLRMLPYLRHCILWKSCDDAMLHIIGDSCPFLETLDLWRSINVSDSGIKGLLHQEGKVSSTLKRIVLKDTSVTVMGALEVIIRCSILESMDLNHGDVIQEFFNMIGKKDRRESYSLKSLFLPIVQGKENMRNMLKFFPKLEDLTIWTTCPYLKNFQEIILPNLITLKLGGLHSSLILTEFLGSIGRQLTTLKIEAMHAQVPLNSIGENCPNLEEFHVINARIFSSVLHKCSHTNFFIKLKFVYFFLVQYSNSEYEDTDHTLTHEKSALHCLLYHAQNLEVIQATGSQDLSDDCLKSILCDNPFKSLKKFMLTSPFTFSSDPPQVPLVLTSSSVILLVENCPNILCIGDLRHWNIFPAERKVLIKRAQEWACLSESMPLSNTSF, encoded by the exons ATGAGTGCTCAATGTTCATTTTGTAGTCCTAGtagtaactttttatttattttatatttaaagtcatCATGTGCCAATGAGACGTTAATCAAAATGATGAGCTATCTTCGCCCTATTAATCTACAACCCTCAAGACTAGAAATACTCTGCCAAGATTCATGGTTATCTCTCactattatattaatcaaaaggAACTTTATTACTGAATCAGAGGACGGTGatgcatcaaaaaaatatgatatttggaATTTGCGTCAAAAAATACTCACAGAGTACATTGACTTTCATCTACCTGCGCGAATtcaagaaataacatttttaagggGTATTCAAGTCTTGAGGAATGAGTTAAGTTGTAATGGAGATctttttcctaacttttttcgATTGTTTTGGCGCCGAGGGttcattaatttacatttacCTCAATTACTATGCGGTGAGGATCGAATATCTGCTCTGGAATTTTTAGTAAGATATCCCACGTTTTCAAAGAAAGAAGATGATGCATTTTTAATGGTCGAAAATGCAAAGTTTCGTCTTTTTGATCGATCTGGTCTAAATATTGAAGAATCGTATTTGATGAAGCGGGTCTTACGAATGCTTCCTTATCTGAG GCATTGCATACTTTGGAAATCTTGTGATGATGCAATGCTTCACATTATTGGAGATTCATGCCCGTTTCTTGAAACACTAGATTTATGGAGATCAATTAATGTTAGTGATTCAGGAATTAAAGGCCTTTTACATCAAGAAGGAAAAGTATCTTCAACTCTTAAGAGAATTGTTCTCAAGGATACATCTGTTACTGTTATGGGAGCGTTAGAAGTTATCATCCGTTGTTCTATACTGGAATCAATGGATTTGAATCACGGTGATGTTATTCAAGAGTTCTTTAATATGATAGGAAAAAAAGATAGACGAGAATCATATTCTTTGAAATCCTTATTTTTACCAATTGTTCAAGGGAAAGAAAATATGagaaatatgttaaaattcttCCCCAAATTGGAAGACCTAACAATTTGGACTACATGCCcttatttaaa aaaCTTTCAGGAAATTATTCTGCCAAACTTGATCACTTTGAAGTTAGGTGGTCTACATTCGTCATTAATTTTGACAGAGTTTTTAGGATCTATTGGAAGACAACTCACAACgttaaaaattgaagcaatgCATGCACAAGTTCCTCTCAATTCCATTGGTGAAAATTGTCCAAACTTAGAAGAGTTTCACGTTATCAATGCTAGAATTTTCTCATCAGTTCTTCATAAATGTTctcatacaaatttttttataaaactaaaatttgtttatttctttttagttCAATATAGTAACTCTGAATATGAAGATACGGATCACACATTAACTCACGAAAAATCTGCATTACACTGCCTTCTGTATCATGCTCAAAATCTTGAAGTGATCCAAGCAACTGGTTCTCAAGACCTTTCAGATGATTGTTTAAAATCAATTCTTTGCGATAATCCATTTAAATCGCTCAAAAAATTCATGCTCACTAGTCCGTTTACATTTTCGTCCGACCCTCCTCAAGTACCTCTTGTTCTTACTTCATCATCAGTTATTCTTTTAGTCGAAAACTGCcccaatatattatgtattggaGATTTGAGACATTGGAATATATTTCCTGCCGAaagaaaagtattaattaaaagaGCTCAGGAGTGGGCTTGCCTTTCAGAATCAATGCCCCTTTCAAATACTTCATTCTAG
- the LOC121128716 gene encoding uncharacterized protein isoform X1 — MMSYLRPINLQPSRLEILCQDSWLSLTIILIKRNFITESEDGDASKKYDIWNLRQKILTEYIDFHLPARIQEITFLRGIQVLRNELSCNGDLFPNFFRLFWRRGFINLHLPQLLCGEDRISALEFLVRYPTFSKKEDDAFLMVENAKFRLFDRSGLNIEESYLMKRVLRMLPYLRHCILWKSCDDAMLHIIGDSCPFLETLDLWRSINVSDSGIKGLLHQEGKVSSTLKRIVLKDTSVTVMGALEVIIRCSILESMDLNHGDVIQEFFNMIGKKDRRESYSLKSLFLPIVQGKENMRNMLKFFPKLEDLTIWTTCPYLKNFQEIILPNLITLKLGGLHSSLILTEFLGSIGRQLTTLKIEAMHAQVPLNSIGENCPNLEEFHVINARIFSSVLHKCSHTNFFIKLKFVYFFLVQYSNSEYEDTDHTLTHEKSALHCLLYHAQNLEVIQATGSQDLSDDCLKSILCDNPFKSLKKFMLTSPFTFSSDPPQVPLVLTSSSVILLVENCPNILCIGDLRHWNIFPAERKVLIKRAQEWACLSESMPLSNTSF, encoded by the exons ATGATGAGCTATCTTCGCCCTATTAATCTACAACCCTCAAGACTAGAAATACTCTGCCAAGATTCATGGTTATCTCTCactattatattaatcaaaaggAACTTTATTACTGAATCAGAGGACGGTGatgcatcaaaaaaatatgatatttggaATTTGCGTCAAAAAATACTCACAGAGTACATTGACTTTCATCTACCTGCGCGAATtcaagaaataacatttttaagggGTATTCAAGTCTTGAGGAATGAGTTAAGTTGTAATGGAGATctttttcctaacttttttcgATTGTTTTGGCGCCGAGGGttcattaatttacatttacCTCAATTACTATGCGGTGAGGATCGAATATCTGCTCTGGAATTTTTAGTAAGATATCCCACGTTTTCAAAGAAAGAAGATGATGCATTTTTAATGGTCGAAAATGCAAAGTTTCGTCTTTTTGATCGATCTGGTCTAAATATTGAAGAATCGTATTTGATGAAGCGGGTCTTACGAATGCTTCCTTATCTGAG GCATTGCATACTTTGGAAATCTTGTGATGATGCAATGCTTCACATTATTGGAGATTCATGCCCGTTTCTTGAAACACTAGATTTATGGAGATCAATTAATGTTAGTGATTCAGGAATTAAAGGCCTTTTACATCAAGAAGGAAAAGTATCTTCAACTCTTAAGAGAATTGTTCTCAAGGATACATCTGTTACTGTTATGGGAGCGTTAGAAGTTATCATCCGTTGTTCTATACTGGAATCAATGGATTTGAATCACGGTGATGTTATTCAAGAGTTCTTTAATATGATAGGAAAAAAAGATAGACGAGAATCATATTCTTTGAAATCCTTATTTTTACCAATTGTTCAAGGGAAAGAAAATATGagaaatatgttaaaattcttCCCCAAATTGGAAGACCTAACAATTTGGACTACATGCCcttatttaaa aaaCTTTCAGGAAATTATTCTGCCAAACTTGATCACTTTGAAGTTAGGTGGTCTACATTCGTCATTAATTTTGACAGAGTTTTTAGGATCTATTGGAAGACAACTCACAACgttaaaaattgaagcaatgCATGCACAAGTTCCTCTCAATTCCATTGGTGAAAATTGTCCAAACTTAGAAGAGTTTCACGTTATCAATGCTAGAATTTTCTCATCAGTTCTTCATAAATGTTctcatacaaatttttttataaaactaaaatttgtttatttctttttagttCAATATAGTAACTCTGAATATGAAGATACGGATCACACATTAACTCACGAAAAATCTGCATTACACTGCCTTCTGTATCATGCTCAAAATCTTGAAGTGATCCAAGCAACTGGTTCTCAAGACCTTTCAGATGATTGTTTAAAATCAATTCTTTGCGATAATCCATTTAAATCGCTCAAAAAATTCATGCTCACTAGTCCGTTTACATTTTCGTCCGACCCTCCTCAAGTACCTCTTGTTCTTACTTCATCATCAGTTATTCTTTTAGTCGAAAACTGCcccaatatattatgtattggaGATTTGAGACATTGGAATATATTTCCTGCCGAaagaaaagtattaattaaaagaGCTCAGGAGTGGGCTTGCCTTTCAGAATCAATGCCCCTTTCAAATACTTCATTCTAG